One genomic window of Actinoplanes lobatus includes the following:
- a CDS encoding aminoglycoside phosphotransferase family protein, whose protein sequence is MTLHEGELAVDESVVRALLADQCPEWAGLSLARAGAGTENTMYRLGDELLVRLPRTPDRAAPLRKERQWLPRMAPLLPCAIPAPVHAGAPAPVYPSEWAVYRWIDGVEASPESVQDWAAFGADLAGFVRALHGIDLMGARRAGELSWYRGGGLRDCDDWVNSAFTDCRRLAGAELDVDTLESYWRDGLALPGSPAAQVWMHADLKPTNLLVGADGRLRAVIDWGSLTVGLPDAEHSTVWDLPAGARHAYREGLELDDATWTRARAWAVAVAASGVAYYWDTFPAFVVECRARLANILSA, encoded by the coding sequence GTGACCTTGCACGAGGGTGAGCTCGCTGTCGACGAGTCCGTGGTCCGGGCGCTACTGGCGGACCAGTGCCCCGAATGGGCCGGGTTGTCCCTGGCCAGGGCCGGTGCCGGGACCGAGAATACGATGTACCGGCTGGGGGATGAGCTGCTGGTGCGGCTGCCGCGGACCCCGGACCGGGCCGCGCCGCTGCGCAAGGAACGGCAGTGGCTGCCCCGGATGGCGCCGCTGCTGCCGTGTGCGATTCCCGCGCCGGTGCATGCGGGAGCTCCCGCACCGGTCTATCCGTCGGAGTGGGCGGTGTACCGGTGGATCGACGGTGTGGAGGCGTCACCGGAGAGCGTGCAGGACTGGGCGGCGTTCGGTGCGGACCTGGCCGGATTCGTGCGGGCGCTGCACGGCATCGACCTGATGGGTGCGAGGCGGGCCGGGGAGCTGAGCTGGTACCGCGGCGGCGGCCTGCGTGACTGTGACGACTGGGTGAACTCGGCGTTCACGGACTGTCGCAGGCTCGCCGGGGCGGAACTCGACGTGGACACTCTGGAGTCGTACTGGCGCGACGGGCTGGCCCTTCCTGGTTCACCGGCCGCCCAGGTGTGGATGCACGCCGATCTCAAACCCACGAACCTGCTGGTGGGGGCGGACGGGCGACTGCGGGCGGTGATCGACTGGGGCAGTCTCACGGTGGGATTGCCGGACGCTGAGCACTCCACGGTGTGGGATCTGCCGGCGGGTGCGCGTCACGCGTACCGGGAAGGTCTTGAACTGGACGACGCGACCTGGACGCGCGCTCGTGCCTGGGCCGTCGCGGTGGCCGCGAGCGGGGTC
- a CDS encoding sugar O-acetyltransferase: MNTDSRSMRDRMLAGDLYIADDPELAEASLRAMDLTDAYNATSARNPAERRRILEELLGEIGDGVDIRPPLRVDYGSHIRIGARTFANYGLIALDVAPITIGEDVQIGTNVQLLTPTHPVDPQPRRDKWEAAEPIVIGDNVWLGSGAIVLPGVTIGDNTVVGAGSVVTRDLPANVVAVGNPARVVRTISSP, from the coding sequence ATGAACACCGACAGCCGCAGCATGCGCGACCGGATGCTCGCCGGCGACCTCTACATCGCCGACGACCCCGAACTGGCCGAGGCCAGCCTGCGCGCCATGGACCTCACCGACGCCTACAACGCCACCTCCGCCCGCAATCCGGCCGAACGCCGCCGCATCCTCGAAGAACTGCTCGGCGAGATCGGCGACGGCGTCGACATCCGGCCACCGTTGCGGGTCGACTACGGCAGCCACATCCGCATCGGCGCCCGCACCTTCGCCAACTACGGCCTGATCGCCCTCGACGTCGCCCCGATCACCATCGGCGAGGACGTGCAGATCGGCACCAACGTGCAGCTGCTCACCCCGACCCACCCTGTCGACCCGCAGCCGCGCCGCGACAAGTGGGAGGCCGCCGAACCCATCGTCATCGGCGACAACGTGTGGCTCGGCAGCGGCGCCATCGTCCTGCCCGGCGTCACCATCGGCGACAACACCGTCGTCGGCGCCGGCTCCGTGGTCACCAGGGACCTGCCCGCCAACGTGGTGGCCGTCGGCAATCCGGCGCGCGTCGTCCGTACCATCTCCTCACCATGA
- a CDS encoding TetR/AcrR family transcriptional regulator, whose amino-acid sequence MSDPAPTATARRTRRHDPHRRDRLIDAALQVIAQRGVAGASHREIARAADVPLGSMTYHFASLDEILAEAFTRHADGIARVFDERLTAARTRDEAVEAVVGLVAGDLLSPGHDLVLTVELYVAAARNPRLRAVTQAWMQRSRDALERHFDPTTAREVDALIEGLTLHSALSTEPMTPAQIRHAIERYLR is encoded by the coding sequence ATGAGCGACCCCGCGCCCACCGCGACCGCCCGGCGAACCCGGCGGCATGATCCGCACCGGCGCGACCGCCTCATCGACGCCGCGTTGCAGGTGATCGCGCAACGTGGCGTGGCAGGCGCCAGCCACCGGGAAATCGCCCGCGCCGCCGACGTGCCGCTCGGCTCGATGACCTACCACTTCGCAAGCCTCGACGAGATCCTCGCCGAGGCGTTCACCCGGCACGCCGACGGCATCGCCCGCGTCTTCGACGAGCGCCTCACCGCCGCCCGCACCCGCGACGAAGCCGTCGAAGCCGTCGTCGGCCTGGTCGCCGGCGACCTGCTCAGCCCCGGCCACGACCTGGTGCTCACCGTCGAGCTCTACGTCGCCGCGGCCCGCAACCCGCGCCTCAGAGCCGTCACCCAGGCGTGGATGCAGCGCAGCCGCGACGCCCTCGAACGCCATTTCGACCCGACCACCGCCCGCGAGGTCGACGCCCTCATCGAAGGCCTCACCCTGCACAGCGCGCTCTCCACCGAGCCGATGACGCCGGCCCAGATCCGCCACGCCATCGAGCGCTACCTGCGCTGA
- a CDS encoding MFS transporter, producing the protein MTALAAAPPTRQARHARAAVAALFLTNGAIFFNVVPRYPQIKADLGLTNTALGAAIAAFPIGALLAGLLAATAIRRFGSARAGAFGIVLTTIAILGTAVAPNVYTLAAVLFVVGALDSIVDVAQNSHGLRVQRLYGRSIVNSLHGVWSIGAVLGGLMGSAAAGLNLPLSLHLAISAALFSAVALIAYRYTLPGPDDTERSPGTGTHVNSRAVPLLAVLGILAACGVLVEDAGASWGAIYLTDLHAGAATAGLAVVALQTAMTVGRLTGDRVVDRFGQRTVVRAGAALAAISMGAALTVPSVPAALLGFALAGFGVATLVPAAMHTADELPGLSPGTGLMIVSWMLRGGFLLSPLVVGFLADRAGLRVGLLTVVAAGLTTVALARVLANGNHR; encoded by the coding sequence TTGACCGCCCTCGCCGCCGCCCCACCCACCCGGCAGGCCCGCCACGCCCGCGCCGCCGTCGCCGCCCTGTTCCTCACCAACGGCGCGATCTTCTTCAACGTCGTCCCCCGCTACCCACAGATCAAAGCCGACCTCGGCCTCACCAACACCGCCCTCGGCGCCGCCATCGCCGCCTTCCCGATCGGCGCCCTGCTCGCCGGGCTCCTCGCCGCCACCGCCATCCGCCGCTTCGGATCCGCCCGCGCCGGCGCCTTCGGCATCGTCCTCACCACGATCGCCATCCTCGGCACAGCCGTGGCGCCCAACGTCTACACCCTCGCCGCCGTCCTGTTCGTCGTCGGCGCCCTCGACTCCATCGTCGACGTCGCCCAGAACTCCCACGGCCTGCGCGTCCAGCGCCTCTACGGCCGCTCCATCGTCAACTCCCTGCACGGCGTCTGGAGCATCGGCGCCGTCCTCGGCGGCCTCATGGGCTCCGCCGCCGCCGGCCTGAACCTGCCCCTCAGCCTGCATCTGGCCATCTCCGCAGCACTGTTCAGCGCGGTCGCCCTGATCGCCTACCGCTACACGCTGCCCGGCCCTGACGACACCGAACGCTCTCCCGGCACCGGAACACACGTCAACTCCCGCGCCGTACCGCTGCTCGCCGTCCTCGGGATCCTCGCCGCGTGCGGCGTCCTCGTCGAGGACGCCGGCGCCTCCTGGGGCGCCATCTACCTCACCGACCTGCACGCCGGCGCCGCCACCGCCGGACTCGCCGTCGTCGCACTGCAAACCGCCATGACCGTCGGCCGCCTCACCGGCGACCGTGTCGTCGACCGCTTCGGCCAGCGCACCGTCGTCCGCGCCGGCGCCGCCCTCGCCGCGATCAGCATGGGCGCCGCCCTCACCGTCCCGTCCGTCCCGGCCGCGCTCCTCGGCTTCGCCCTGGCCGGATTCGGCGTCGCCACCCTCGTACCGGCCGCCATGCACACCGCCGACGAACTCCCCGGCCTCTCCCCCGGAACCGGCCTCATGATCGTCAGCTGGATGCTGCGCGGCGGCTTCCTGCTCTCCCCGCTGGTCGTCGGCTTCCTCGCCGACCGGGCCGGACTCCGCGTCGGCCTGCTCACCGTCGTCGCCGCCGGCCTCACCACGGTCGCCCTGGCCCGCGTCCTGGCCAACGGCAACCACCGATGA
- a CDS encoding MmpS family transport accessory protein, with amino-acid sequence MRNPITAITLIALAGGGLACGFGGSSEQAPPPITAPSTPDRATLLEAPVEVLFEVTGKGKADITYAYEYGQTPTQLRAETPWRTTTTRSLTEPVMLVTLTARATGSSTDTTIGCRVTIGGNVVLVEKTAHGPHAEATCSTVPSALTT; translated from the coding sequence GTGCGCAACCCCATCACCGCCATCACTCTCATCGCCCTCGCCGGTGGTGGCCTCGCCTGCGGATTCGGCGGATCCTCCGAACAGGCCCCACCGCCGATCACGGCACCCAGCACACCCGACCGGGCCACCCTGCTGGAAGCGCCGGTCGAGGTGCTCTTCGAGGTGACCGGCAAGGGCAAGGCCGACATCACCTATGCGTACGAGTACGGCCAGACCCCCACGCAACTGCGCGCCGAGACACCGTGGCGCACCACCACGACCCGCTCGCTCACCGAACCGGTCATGCTGGTCACCCTCACCGCCCGCGCCACCGGCAGCAGCACCGACACCACCATCGGCTGCCGGGTCACCATCGGCGGCAACGTCGTCCTGGTCGAGAAGACCGCACACGGCCCGCACGCCGAGGCCACCTGCTCCACAGTCCCCTCAGCATTGACGACATAA
- a CDS encoding alpha/beta fold hydrolase has protein sequence MTALIHVVNDGPPDAPPLLLIHGSGASGGFWAPMIPALAAHHRLIRVDLPGHGRSAIASSTGRPGNGRSAGAASYAVPHQADRLAETLDAIGTHRVSVATHSSGGYIATALATRRPGLISSLTLISCGPTMDAALPEPPILRLLLTPPAGPVVWKLRTSTLIRRGIAATCARPIDPPGHVVADLRRIRYRTLRQVLDSNTAYLTERGIPDRLAPLGLPIQAIFGDSDPRWDPASVQQYRAVPGARIDTLPGVGHIPMLEAPGETAGLLLAFTTAQRLA, from the coding sequence ATGACCGCATTGATTCATGTCGTCAACGATGGACCACCGGACGCACCGCCCCTGCTGCTCATCCACGGTTCCGGAGCCTCCGGCGGATTCTGGGCACCGATGATCCCGGCGCTCGCCGCACACCACCGCCTCATCCGCGTCGACCTGCCCGGACACGGCCGCTCGGCCATCGCGTCCTCGACCGGCCGGCCCGGAAACGGCCGCTCAGCCGGTGCGGCCTCGTACGCCGTACCCCATCAAGCCGACCGCCTCGCCGAAACCCTCGACGCGATCGGAACCCACCGCGTGTCCGTGGCGACGCACTCCAGCGGCGGCTACATCGCCACCGCCCTCGCCACCCGCCGGCCCGGCCTCATCAGCTCCCTCACCCTGATCAGCTGCGGCCCCACCATGGACGCGGCCCTGCCCGAACCGCCCATCCTGCGCCTGCTGCTCACCCCACCGGCCGGACCGGTCGTGTGGAAGCTGCGCACCAGCACCCTGATCCGCCGCGGCATCGCCGCCACCTGCGCCCGCCCGATCGACCCGCCCGGCCACGTGGTCGCCGACCTGCGCCGCATCCGCTACCGCACACTCCGCCAGGTCCTCGACAGCAACACCGCCTACCTGACCGAACGCGGCATCCCCGACCGGCTCGCCCCACTCGGCCTCCCGATCCAGGCGATCTTCGGAGACTCCGACCCGCGCTGGGATCCCGCCTCCGTCCAGCAGTACCGTGCCGTACCCGGCGCCCGCATCGACACCCTGCCCGGCGTCGGGCACATACCCATGCTGGAGGCCCCCGGCGAGACCGCCGGCCTGCTGCTCGCCTTCACCACGGCACAGCGTCTAGCCTGA
- a CDS encoding helix-turn-helix transcriptional regulator has protein sequence MAAFDWADVNVTVPRTPHRLPGVRMAGFSHHASGPVDIAMIAHPAVTLLFNLGPGEFTVHLAPDGPGRIAGSTVIGLLPGAVRTAGTNGDLLQVRLEPTVATVVLGSCTELTGTVTALHDVWGHDAEARLRAATSWEDRFATAAEVLRRRLDGGRTVDREVAHAWRRIRTSHGRIRVDDLAGEVGWSRQRLWSRFRSQLGIVPKRAARLARFDQAAHLLAAGRPIADVAARAGYTDQSHLHRDAGEFTGLTPAAVAAAPWLAIDDVTWPGPG, from the coding sequence GTGGCGGCCTTCGACTGGGCGGACGTGAACGTCACCGTTCCGCGCACCCCACATCGCCTGCCCGGTGTCCGCATGGCCGGCTTCAGCCACCATGCGTCCGGGCCCGTCGACATCGCGATGATCGCCCACCCGGCCGTCACCCTGCTGTTCAACCTGGGCCCGGGCGAATTCACCGTCCACCTCGCCCCGGACGGCCCCGGCAGGATCGCCGGCAGCACCGTCATCGGGCTTCTCCCGGGTGCCGTCCGCACCGCCGGAACGAACGGTGACCTGCTACAGGTCCGCCTCGAACCGACCGTGGCGACCGTTGTCCTGGGCTCCTGCACCGAACTGACCGGCACGGTGACCGCCCTGCACGACGTCTGGGGCCACGACGCCGAAGCCCGCCTCCGTGCGGCCACCTCGTGGGAGGACCGTTTCGCGACGGCCGCCGAGGTCCTCCGCCGCCGGCTCGACGGCGGGCGAACCGTCGACCGGGAGGTCGCCCACGCCTGGCGACGGATCCGCACCAGCCACGGCCGCATCCGGGTGGACGACCTGGCCGGCGAGGTCGGATGGAGCCGCCAGCGCCTGTGGTCCCGGTTCCGTTCCCAGCTCGGCATCGTCCCCAAGCGAGCCGCTCGGCTGGCCCGCTTCGACCAGGCCGCCCACCTGCTCGCCGCCGGGCGGCCGATCGCCGACGTGGCCGCCCGGGCCGGGTACACCGACCAGTCGCACCTGCACCGCGACGCCGGCGAGTTCACCGGCCTCACCCCCGCGGCGGTCGCCGCCGCACCGTGGCTCGCCATCGACGATGTCACCTGGCCGGGTCCCGGATGA
- a CDS encoding AhpC/TSA family protein: MLSLTSVQNGAPVPVPDPVRMVHLQLRRFAGCPICHLHLRSFVRRHTEIESAGILEVVVFHSTVEELRPHVADLPFPAVADPQRHLYRRFGAEPSVRSLVDPRVYPSIVRAVTVGTVEFLRGRARPPSRTPTGGRLGLPADLLFAPGGDVVARKNGVHADDQWTVDEVLELAR, from the coding sequence ATGCTGTCGCTCACCTCCGTCCAGAACGGCGCGCCGGTCCCCGTACCGGATCCGGTCCGCATGGTCCACCTGCAGTTGCGCCGCTTCGCCGGCTGCCCGATCTGCCACCTGCATCTGCGGTCGTTCGTCCGCCGCCACACCGAGATCGAGTCCGCCGGCATCCTCGAGGTGGTCGTCTTCCACTCCACCGTCGAGGAGTTGCGGCCCCACGTGGCCGACCTGCCGTTCCCGGCGGTCGCCGATCCGCAGCGGCACCTGTACCGCCGCTTCGGCGCCGAGCCGTCGGTGCGTTCGCTGGTCGATCCGCGGGTGTATCCCTCGATCGTGCGGGCCGTCACGGTCGGCACTGTCGAGTTCCTGCGTGGCCGGGCCAGACCGCCGTCGCGCACTCCCACCGGCGGGCGCCTGGGCCTGCCCGCCGACCTGCTGTTCGCGCCCGGCGGCGACGTCGTGGCCCGCAAGAACGGCGTCCACGCCGACGACCAGTGGACCGTCGACGAGGTCCTGGAACTGGCCCGATGA
- a CDS encoding TetR/AcrR family transcriptional regulator, which translates to MPRPRSLTTGQVAAAALAVIDREGLHALTMRAVAAELGTSTMGLYRYVDGRDQLEALVVELVLADVDTRPPGDDTPWRDSITTLAERVRITVSAHPAVVPLLMTHRHRSPSLLRWSETVLGILTAAGHTGPARVTALRAITGYMVGVLQLQHLGPLAGPGTKVIATQSDFPLMASTARDAAAVTPETEFGAGLTALLNGLSPG; encoded by the coding sequence ATGCCGAGACCGCGCTCCCTCACCACCGGCCAGGTGGCCGCCGCCGCCCTCGCCGTCATCGACCGCGAGGGCCTCCACGCGCTCACCATGCGTGCGGTCGCCGCCGAGCTGGGCACCAGCACGATGGGCCTCTACCGGTACGTCGACGGCCGCGACCAACTGGAAGCCCTGGTCGTCGAGCTGGTCCTGGCCGACGTCGACACCCGCCCACCCGGCGACGACACGCCGTGGCGCGACAGCATCACGACGCTCGCCGAACGGGTACGCATCACTGTCAGCGCCCACCCGGCCGTCGTACCGCTGCTGATGACACACCGGCACCGCTCACCGAGCCTGCTCCGCTGGTCGGAAACCGTTCTCGGGATCCTCACCGCGGCCGGCCACACCGGACCGGCCCGGGTCACGGCGCTGCGCGCCATCACCGGCTACATGGTCGGCGTACTCCAGCTGCAGCACCTCGGTCCGCTGGCCGGGCCGGGCACCAAGGTGATCGCCACACAGAGCGACTTCCCACTGATGGCGAGCACCGCCCGGGACGCGGCCGCGGTGACACCGGAGACGGAATTCGGCGCGGGATTGACCGCGCTGCTCAACGGCCTCAGCCCCGGCTGA
- a CDS encoding GNAT family acetyltransferase, whose amino-acid sequence MIRQFQWRDYEAVTGVWESAGREVVPRAELEAKLARDPELFLVAETGRRVAGVVMGAYDGRRGWILRLAVHPDYRRQGLASRLVAELEARFVRLGCPRVNLLVMPDNEAGLRFWQELGYLPCPDVLCTKPMGTPVSRG is encoded by the coding sequence GTGATCCGGCAGTTCCAGTGGCGTGACTACGAGGCCGTGACCGGGGTGTGGGAGTCGGCCGGGCGCGAGGTGGTGCCCCGTGCCGAGTTGGAGGCCAAACTGGCCCGTGACCCCGAGTTGTTCCTGGTGGCCGAGACCGGGCGGCGGGTCGCCGGAGTCGTGATGGGCGCCTACGACGGGCGGCGTGGCTGGATTCTGCGGTTGGCCGTTCATCCCGACTACCGTCGCCAGGGTCTCGCCTCCCGGCTCGTCGCGGAGCTGGAGGCGCGGTTCGTGCGGCTGGGGTGTCCGCGGGTCAACCTGCTGGTGATGCCGGACAACGAGGCGGGGCTGCGGTTCTGGCAGGAACTCGGCTATCTGCCGTGTCCCGACGTGTTGTGCACCAAACCGATGGGTACGCCGGTCAGCCGGGGCTGA
- a CDS encoding endo-1,4-beta-xylanase produces the protein MRALPRLAIAALLVAIPAAAVTVTVAAHAADDPTPITVLTSDFEDGTVQGWAGRSAETLAHSTAQAHGGTGSLLVSGRTAAWQGPSLDVLNTFEKGTAYTISVWVRMASGSDNARLSVERRTGGVAAYDQVVGNTAVTSGSWVNLTGRYTLASDVEFLRVYVETSSTTGSFHIDDVTASYVPALPIQTGIPSVKDVVTEFPVGAAITGAEIVTEHGQLLNKHFDSVTPGNALKWDATEPSENTFTYAQADPLMAYAKANNLAVRGHTLVWHNQTPAWVFTGADGQPMTATAEDKELLLARLENHIRNVAAHYGTDIGVWDVVNEVIDESQSDGNRRSNWYNVTGLDYIRTAFRVAREVAPHAKLCINDYNTNVAAKRDFLFNLVSTLKAEGVPIDCVGHQMHINVNWPTIAETESMLTKFIPLNIDQQITEMDVSIYTSNSENFTTPPADRLLKQAYVYRDMFALFRKYPGEITSVTLWGLADDNTWLDTFPVTRKDAPLLFDTRLQAKQAYWGVVDPSKIETSPSPSSPSASVSTSVSPSASVSTSVSPSTSVSPSTSVSPSASVSPSTGTSSCAVTYRVTGSWPGGFQGEVKIGNTGTNALTGWNLNWSFTGGQKITQLWGGTPAQTGTAVTVTNASWNGNVPAGGSTTFGFLGSWTGTNPVPTAFTLNGTACAIL, from the coding sequence ATGCGCGCTCTCCCCCGGCTGGCCATAGCCGCCCTCCTGGTGGCGATCCCGGCGGCCGCCGTAACCGTCACCGTGGCCGCCCATGCGGCCGACGACCCCACCCCCATCACCGTCTTGACCAGCGACTTCGAGGACGGAACCGTCCAGGGCTGGGCCGGGCGGTCGGCCGAGACCCTCGCGCACAGCACCGCCCAGGCGCACGGCGGCACCGGCAGCCTGCTCGTCTCCGGGCGGACCGCGGCCTGGCAGGGGCCGTCGCTCGACGTATTGAACACCTTCGAGAAGGGCACCGCCTACACGATCTCGGTGTGGGTCCGGATGGCCAGCGGCTCGGACAACGCCCGCCTGAGTGTGGAGCGCCGCACCGGTGGCGTCGCCGCCTACGACCAGGTCGTCGGGAACACCGCGGTGACCAGCGGATCCTGGGTGAACCTGACCGGCCGGTACACACTCGCCTCCGACGTCGAGTTCCTGCGCGTCTATGTGGAGACCTCGTCGACGACCGGCTCGTTCCATATTGACGACGTGACCGCCAGCTATGTGCCGGCGTTGCCGATCCAGACCGGGATCCCGTCGGTGAAGGACGTGGTCACCGAGTTCCCGGTGGGTGCCGCGATCACCGGTGCGGAGATCGTGACCGAGCACGGTCAGCTGCTCAACAAGCACTTCGACAGCGTCACCCCGGGCAACGCGCTCAAGTGGGACGCCACCGAGCCGTCCGAGAACACCTTCACGTACGCCCAGGCGGACCCGCTGATGGCGTACGCGAAGGCGAACAACCTGGCCGTCCGTGGCCACACGCTGGTCTGGCACAACCAGACGCCGGCCTGGGTGTTCACCGGCGCCGACGGTCAGCCGATGACCGCCACCGCCGAGGACAAGGAACTGCTGCTCGCCCGGCTGGAGAACCACATCCGCAACGTGGCCGCCCACTACGGCACCGACATCGGCGTGTGGGACGTGGTCAACGAGGTCATCGACGAGAGCCAGTCGGACGGTAACCGGCGCAGCAACTGGTACAACGTGACCGGTCTCGACTACATCCGGACCGCGTTCCGGGTGGCACGTGAGGTGGCGCCGCACGCCAAGCTGTGCATCAACGACTACAACACCAACGTGGCGGCCAAGCGTGACTTCCTCTTCAACCTGGTCAGCACGCTCAAGGCGGAGGGTGTACCGATCGACTGCGTCGGCCACCAGATGCACATCAACGTGAACTGGCCGACCATCGCCGAGACTGAATCAATGTTGACGAAGTTCATTCCACTCAACATTGATCAGCAGATCACCGAGATGGACGTCAGCATCTACACGAGCAACAGTGAGAACTTCACGACCCCGCCCGCGGACCGTCTTCTCAAGCAGGCATACGTGTACCGCGACATGTTCGCCCTGTTCCGCAAGTACCCGGGTGAGATCACCTCGGTGACACTGTGGGGCCTGGCCGACGACAACACGTGGCTGGACACGTTCCCGGTGACCCGCAAGGACGCGCCGCTGCTGTTCGACACGCGGTTGCAGGCGAAGCAGGCGTACTGGGGTGTGGTCGACCCCAGCAAGATCGAGACGTCACCGTCGCCGAGTTCGCCGTCGGCCAGCGTCTCGACAAGCGTCAGCCCGTCGGCGAGCGTTTCAACCAGCGTCAGCCCCTCGACCAGCGTCAGCCCCTCGACCAGTGTCAGCCCTTCCGCGAGCGTCAGCCCGTCGACCGGCACGTCGTCGTGTGCCGTCACCTACCGGGTCACCGGTAGCTGGCCCGGCGGCTTCCAGGGCGAGGTCAAGATCGGCAACACCGGCACGAACGCGCTCACCGGCTGGAACCTGAACTGGTCGTTCACCGGCGGCCAGAAGATCACCCAGCTGTGGGGCGGCACGCCCGCCCAGACCGGCACCGCGGTCACGGTCACGAACGCCTCCTGGAACGGCAACGTCCCGGCCGGCGGCTCCACCACGTTCGGATTCCTCGGCAGCTGGACCGGCACCAACCCGGTCCCGACCGCCTTCACCCTCAACGGCACCGCCTGCGCGATCCTTTGA
- a CDS encoding tetratricopeptide repeat protein, whose amino-acid sequence MSDLAEVSERLDAGDLNGAIRALLTAAPGAPTVELAALLARAGRLAGFDDLAEAADAVISDPGDAVFLYQLGWACIERGISRIAIPLLEASLEAAPGRRQIVTELVAAYEDDYRYGDAVAVLEANDAGLQDWPDRYLLALNSVMSGDLDRARQVTGRLASAPPDWVHAHERLFGMLERARTVPGTLDHQALRSWHYVLNGGVLLHLSPYGFDEPMRGRYAYLHDSLAALRRTIDRLRVVVEAVGSSASTVSLLPDRGSLIFGLALASALDLPAQPYAPGRHDTIIAAYDLSALTVPLSPLVERTPGTLLVEHATSWTDPGPLAPDATGLLYQSLVPAWGERMRFPAGGEPEQVPADDRPVEELAAAVGETTPDEDEVAPGDTSADLAAFAAGLAGQWPLTGRRDRLWSPGPVSSARFR is encoded by the coding sequence ATGAGTGATCTTGCAGAGGTATCGGAAAGACTCGATGCCGGTGACCTGAACGGCGCCATCCGCGCGCTACTGACCGCTGCGCCCGGCGCACCGACCGTGGAACTGGCGGCACTATTGGCCCGCGCCGGGCGCCTCGCCGGCTTCGACGACCTGGCCGAGGCTGCCGACGCGGTGATCTCCGACCCCGGTGACGCTGTATTCCTCTACCAACTGGGCTGGGCCTGCATCGAACGCGGCATCTCCCGGATCGCCATCCCGTTATTGGAGGCGTCCCTCGAGGCGGCGCCGGGCCGCCGCCAGATCGTGACCGAACTGGTCGCCGCCTATGAGGACGACTACCGCTACGGCGATGCCGTCGCGGTCCTCGAGGCGAACGACGCCGGCCTGCAGGACTGGCCGGACCGGTACCTGCTCGCCCTCAACAGCGTCATGTCCGGCGATTTGGATCGGGCCCGCCAGGTCACCGGACGCCTTGCTTCGGCGCCCCCTGACTGGGTTCACGCACACGAGCGCCTGTTCGGCATGCTCGAGCGCGCCAGGACCGTACCCGGCACGCTCGATCACCAGGCGCTGCGATCCTGGCACTACGTGCTCAACGGCGGTGTCCTGCTGCATCTGTCCCCGTACGGGTTCGACGAGCCGATGCGCGGCCGCTACGCGTACCTGCACGACAGCCTGGCCGCATTGCGCCGGACCATCGATCGCCTCCGGGTCGTCGTCGAGGCCGTCGGCTCGTCCGCGTCGACCGTCAGCCTCCTGCCCGACCGCGGAAGCTTGATCTTCGGCCTGGCGCTGGCCTCCGCCCTTGACCTTCCCGCCCAGCCGTATGCACCCGGCCGCCACGACACGATCATCGCCGCCTACGACCTGTCCGCCCTCACGGTGCCCCTGTCGCCGCTGGTCGAGCGCACGCCCGGCACGCTGCTCGTGGAGCATGCGACATCGTGGACCGACCCGGGGCCGCTCGCTCCGGACGCGACCGGGCTGCTGTACCAGTCGCTGGTGCCCGCGTGGGGCGAGCGCATGCGCTTCCCGGCCGGCGGTGAGCCGGAGCAGGTCCCGGCGGACGACCGCCCCGTCGAGGAGCTGGCCGCCGCCGTAGGGGAGACCACGCCCGACGAGGACGAGGTGGCCCCGGGCGACACGTCGGCGGACCTCGCGGCCTTCGCGGCCGGGCTCGCAGGGCAATGGCCTCTCACCGGCCGCCGTGACCGTCTGTGGTCCCCTGGCCCCGTGTCGAGTGCCCGCTTCCGCTGA